TTAAGTTATTACTATGTTCAATACTCTATATGTCAAAAgcaataacaatttttattagtCTTGCACGATCTCTATTAAATAGTAACATCGAAAAGTAGGTTTTAAGCGTAAGTTTTACAGCTTTACCCAATATAATCGTTTAAACAGTTGAGAGAATAACGCATACTTTGTGCACTAATTCTTAAACTGTAATGCCTTTTGCGGAGATACGCGCCATCATCTCAGCAACGCCTATTTTTTGAGATGTATTCTAGCAATGGGGGTTTCAAACACACGAAGCTTTCGAAATCAAAAATAGCAATTCATTTTAACTGAAGGTATTACATTAAAAAATGACCAACTAGTTTCAAAGTTCAAACAAGTTCATTTAACTGGATTAATAACGCCATTCACTGAaatgtctatatatatatcagaggtgacaagtttttttaatttaataggtcacatattatatttttatcatggaAACGAAGAATGTTGGTCATATAAATAGAGTCTAGTTCTAGAGTACTCCAAAAATCTTCTGAGAGCCATTTTTGGTTCATGGACCTCAGAAACGGAATTGCTGTTCAAGACAGATGCAATCGTCTTTAATCAGGGGCCGAACCCGGTCCTGTGCCGGTCTGTGGAACTCGTTACTACTAGTTCGGGTCGTTTACTATTCCTATTCCTAGAGCTAAATGCTTTCAAATTCATTTGTAGCAATTTCTGTGGGACGTTATGTAACAAAGAAGCATTATCGTCTGATAATTTAGTTTACAGTAAtgctaaaaattaaaatttgactgGAGTAACTAGATTGTTTCTGCAAAAGTTTCAGCTTCAGCTCAAGGTTCTCATTATTGCTAAATAAATACGAGTTTAATAAATTTGGAATGCTGATTTGTGATTCTAAATTTCAATTCTAAAACCGGATTCCAGTGCAAAACAGGTTGTCGACTCCAGTGCTAATCTGTAAAAGTTGTGTTCTGCTTAGTGCTGGTTAGAGTGAAGGTGTGAAATAGGTTAAAAACTAGCGTTTTTTTACATCATTTATTTACATCAACAACTGTATTTCGCTGCAATGCCGAATACGCAGTCATGAGCATTTCTAACTTAGACATGGCGTTGATATGTATTGTTGCCTAAATTTTACTCTGTTAATTGAttcatacaatattttataccaGTGGTTTTGATTTCCTTCTCTCGGGGAGACATTTCCTATTGCTTAAAGCAGGGGAGTGCAAACTGCGGCTCGCGGACCAAATGCGGCTCACAAAGAAAATTTGTGCGGCTCGCGGAGAAGTGCCACATTTGAGTGGTTTgtccgcgaaacgagttttcagTTCCGTTAATCTGATACCTAAAAGCAATTTCAATCTCTTTACGTCGCAAAGTTTACACTAGTacctgagtgccactgtcatattaaCAAAACTAGCTGGCCAAATTCcgttgcaaaatacacaatgctataaaaatgtttttctcaataaattcgtttaaagtcggtgcGAGAATAAATTTGAATGGCAGTTTTCAAtttatgctttttttttttatgttgatAACCTAATCCGTTataaaataaacgattgattgattgattgataagcctccacaaaaaaaaaacaattataataatgatttattAAAACCCGTAACAAATGTTAGAGTTAGATTTCGACACAATAAATGGGAAAAggtacaaattaaaaaaaaataccaaataaaaaCTACGAACAGTATGTTTGTTCCCCTTTGGCGTTGGCCGACGAGGCTAGGCTAAACAAATACCGCGGAGAGCGTGAAGGCGGCGGTAAAGCCGCAAAAGTTGACAGCTGAGAGAGAACGTAATGTATAAAAAAgagcacacacacacacatagtattcaatttttttctcccATCGTATCAACGTCTATTCAATGAATTTCGCTATCAACACATTGTGCGTAGAAACTGGTCAATGCGATGGAAGATAATTTATTGCCGGGCCGCACGTGGCTTCCTTCGATTACgataaaaactgaaataataataaaatgtttcaaataataacgtggacggcggcgctagaatatgtgcgccatattcggccttttttaaaacacaaaaaaaaaaaaaacgattttagaAGGTCGCGTATAGGTAGAGTTCCTAGGTGcagcccgcggcttcacccagttccTTTTTTAAGACCcacctgtaataaaggttgcccaccccggGTTTAAGTCATGAACTTTGCTTTGCCTCAGTTTCCAATGTCAAATTATACCAGAGAGGTGTTGAATGCTTTCTACTgactacaacaacaaaattatatacaaaatgatAGGAAGAAATTTCAAATGGTAACGTAATCCCAGACTTCTTAATTTCAGATTTTAATCCATATAATATTACTGCGGATACTTTTATGTTATAGTAAACAGTTTTATTTAACTCCTGAAAACTTGCAACGAAAACTATATCGTTTAAAATATGCTCTCTTATATCTTCTCAGTGTAAGCTTCCAAAACAAGTTATAAAATCTGTTAGAGTTAGACTGCAAACTACCAATTCTAAGAAATGATCGTACCAATATATCTTATTTTACTTAAATAGACTACTGAGAAAACACGACTTCTTCAAAGGCACTGAAATTGAATAGCCCAATATATCGCTGAATGAAGCCCCAAATCTTGCAGTATAAGAGTCGGGGAAGTAGTAACATCTGTAGTTTTGTAGTTTTCATGGtattgcaatattgtttttaatttggtGGATGCTGTGGCACTATCGCTCAATACCTCAACTCCCCATATACAAATGATAGCATGAATAAAACATcaataaacatatttttttataattgtattGCCTAATATAATAATTTACACCGATTAAATTTCgtaatatatacatatgtatAAATCATCTCCTGAGTCCGAATATTACGATTACGTGTGTTCACATCAGTAGAAGAGCTTACCTGAAACAAGATTGAAAACATATGTTGAAGAGAAtgagataaatataaataaagcaaAGAGAGAAAAGTTCGGCGTTGATATATAATTTCACACGTGTAATTAATGGCGAGGAATAACACCTATGAATGCATGTTCACTTATTGGTGCATAATGATGTAGTGAATACTAATTGAAAAGTAACCTGAAATTTTCCATAACGACactatattgaatatatatggcTTGCCACAGAAGAATAGCCAAATGTGAGGGTGAGAATCTAGTGTATCGACTGAAGTCGTCGAATCTAACTGCCATATTTTAGACACGGAAATTATTTCCAAATCCTCAATCTTTAAAAGTATACTCACGGCAATGCTGTTCAAAATCATCACAGCAGTCCAACTTATATCTGCATTCAGCGTTACATTGACAAGATCTACCTTTTACATATTTGCACTCGTACCTACACGACGGAGCTGAAAAACAATGGAAGTATATTATAAATCGATCTTCGTGTACATTTACACTgtttgatttaatttaaaactAAGACTTATTCATACCCTGTCAATATCACGAATTGATATTTAAAGTTTGTAATAGTGATTGTCAAGAAATATACTTGATTTGTTGTTTTAAAAAGCCTGGTTTTATACAGGTATATTACCCACGGTTTCAAAAGTTTGaaggtttaaatatatatcaaatcttATTTTCATCGTTTTATAATAAAAGTGAAGATGAAGTTGAATAATTTACTTTCATAAAAGGCATATACACCCGCAGATCGCAAGTCGAGCTTTTATTCCGTTGCTCTCTCATTTGATATggtggtgaaatattaaaaGCTTACGTGTGCATGTAGGAGGTTTAGGGTGGAATTGAGCATTCGACTGGCATGTAGATACAGCTGATCCAGACATGACATGGTTTTCAGCGCATTCATATTGAACCTTGTCTCCATAGTAATAGGCTTTCTTTAAGGGAGTCGCAAATCGTCCGTTGGTAGGTTTGCTAGGTTCGACACATTTGATAGCTGGCAAAAGGGATTTGGTATCGTTAAGTacaaagtagtttatacaagaTTTGTGCATATAGAAGAACGTGCTTCTCAATATTGAGTGCTTCATCAGAGACCTGAATGGCGCGATCATGAGCTTTCATATTTCGTGATGGAAATATCGTTTGTTCATtattatatatcaatatttttatttaatttgaccATTATGTACTTACGAGTGCATGTTGGAGTTTCTCTTCCAAATCCTTGTGTTCGGCAGGTCGACCTTGCGGTACCGGACATAATATATCCAGTTTTGCATCCGTATTCAACTTCAGCAGCCAGGTCATAATAAAGTTTCGTTGGTTTCAAATATCCGTTTACTGGTTTCCTCGGACGTGCACATGCTTGGCGAGTAATGACATAACGACCAGGCTGTTTTTCTTTCACGTCAGTAGCaactaaaaatagaaaattagaaTTAATTCAAATAACCACAATTGTactttttgttcattttttctcAATGTAATCCCTTGTTTATCCCTGTAAAACCAGTTTTTTCCCGGTAGTACACAAATTAATCTTCCTCTCTTCAAACATATCGATAAttgccagaataaaatagtATTTCTAAAAAAGCAAGGACAAACGCGCATACCTTTACAAACAGGTTTTGCTGGTATGAACACTCCATTTTGTCCGCAAGATGAATATTTTGCTCCGCTGATTACGTATCCCGTTTTGCAAACCCATCTGATTTTGTTGCCGTATGAATATTGGTATTGAATTGGCCTGTATTTTGCTATAGAAATCTCGGCAGGTGCCTCACAAAAAATTCCTAtacaaaaacgagagaaatatgataaaaaaattatcttgtgTCACATTTATGATATGAAAGCACCAACTGGTTAAAAATTTCGAATCCAGGGTAAAGAATGATATAAGCTTAAACTTATATATAAtatgcgtatatatatatatataccggtttCGAGGCAGATTTTTCCAAATATACTCTTCAATCCAAATATAATCATATAAGAATAAAATAGGAAATGAGTAACTGTATAAATTAGGCCCTCTTTTGAACCGAATATCTgtatagtttatttaattgtaTGATGAATGGTCAGAGCCTTGATAGTACTTTCCAATGCTCCATGCTTCCAGAACAACATAATATACTTTGCGCTTAATTACTTAGCATCACAATTCAATTATTCATCTTTCTTACGTTTGCATGTAGGCATTTCAACATTCCATCTATTGCCGCTGAGACATTGTATAATCGGAGAACCTTGCAGCCTAAATCCTGCATTACATTTGCATGTTACATTTTGTCCCGCTTTGTACAATCTTTTTCCGTCGACCTTAGCTGGATAGGTTTTCATATTGGGAATGTTCGGAGCGTCACAAACATCTGAAAAATTGTTTAATTATATTGTATGATACTTAAATGGATCGAATGCAGATAGCAACAGTTCGACTAAACTGATTGATTATGGGCCTCGATGAACGTATGAATTGCCGTCATCTGTACCCCAAAGGTTAAAAAAAAGTTGTCATTTGAATCTTTATATGACGGTTTAATGACGGTGACGGTTTAATGATTTATGTGAAGAGTGAAGTTTTCATTGGTTTGCATTCattgtgaataaaaaaaaataagcattacgttttttatttgaaaaaatgttttgtcatcaaaatAGCGAGAAATTAAATGAGGAATTTTTGTGGTATTAATGTTGTTTCCATACCTTTACGCAGTTTATGGCATGTTAAATAGCCTTTGTAATTCGATCATATTGAAATTATGACTTGAGATGCTAGCAATAATTCCAACATATCAAAGTAAAAAAATACATCACATACCAGAACAAATAAGAAAAGCACTCCAAATGCCGCTTGGTCTGCAAGTCGCAGTTTTTGGTCCGACCAGTTTATATCCTGCTTTACATTTCAAGGTTATTGTCTGACCAAACTCATGATATTGGTTTTCTACATTTGGAGACGGAGATATTGTACCGTATTTGACATTTTGTTGTGTACATCCAGCTGTTTAAATAAATGACAGCAAATTTGTAGGAATTTACTTTTATCGATCTCATTTTGTAAAACTTTTTCTATAATAAAACCTTGAGTCCTAAATAACATTCCTTATCTACGTCAAAGTATTAAAAGTTACTAACGCATGCAATCCGGGATCGCATTCCATTCTCCGTTAGCTTGACAGTATGAGTATTGGGATCCGATCATAACTCGTCCTTGGCTGCATTTGAACGTTAGTTTGGTACCCACTTCGTATGAATCCCCATACATAGGGGGCATGAAAACTCCGCTTTTTGACGGAAAATTAGGTTCTCCGCAACCAGTTCTCAGCTTTataactaaatataaaaaagaaaattgtaaCCACAAAACTTCAATCTATCCAAATATAGGTTTAGTGTATGCATATGATTGAACACCCTAAAACTCGATTACATTTCATCCCGTTCAGTTCTAAATCAGGAACGTCTGTGATTTGACTTTCCCTCATGTTACATGAATAACCATTTAGTCGAAATTACAACATACCTTTACAACTACTGTATCCGTCATCCCATGATCCATCCTTTTGGCAAGTGAGAAAAGCACGACCATCTCTAACGTATCCATCATTGCATGTGACATAAACGTTGTCGCCAACCTGGAACATTTTCTGTCCTTTTTGGAGTCTTGTCACACGGAACCCATGTCTGATTGCAGGTGGTTCGCAACCGACTGGTTTCGGCTCTGTAACGAAGGGAGAGAATTAGGCATACTTAGAATAAGGATGGTCGCGATAGCGTAGTTGGTAGGGAATTAACTATGCCAGCATGTCAGGTTAGAGTTCTAAGACACATATACCGATATATACTTTCTTCGGTAGAGTTATAGGATATTTACACTTTTGTGCAAatgaacacaatatttgaacaTACCAACACATTGCGGAATAGTTTCCATCTATACTCCTCCTACTTTGCATGTAGAGTATGTGGAACCCTCCAACACAAGATTTCCCACGCACTTGAATGAAACAACTTCTCCCACTCTATAATAATCCCCTTTGTCCGATAGTACCGGAAATGCCAAGACACCGGCGACAGATGGAATCAGACATCCAGCTAATTGATGGTTTTATGAAACATTTAATCAGTGTTTCACTACTTAAGAATATGAATGAATACCTACCCGATGATTTGTTCTTTCCGTAACCGGAATATGACAGATTTGGCATATAGCAAGACAAGTTTCTTTAGTCATGAGGGTAGGGGTTGAGCTCTCAATCATTATCATACGAGGCAATCTCGTAGTATCTTAGCGCTAACTATATTCGTGGCAAAGTTGTCGGCAGCGAAACTTAAATAGGGCTATTATTCGCAATTAGCCctattatattaataaataaaaaagtttaaaataccTCTACACGGCGAATCAATGTTTGACCATGTCCCATCTTCCATACACATGGAAGATTCCTTTCCAACAGTAATAAAACCATAGTTGCATTTGATGGTGACCTCGGTAAATGCTGCATAAGTTTCTTCTCTGTACTCTAAGGCGGGCTCAACTTCAGCGTTTTCAATAGTAAGTTTAGGACAGCCGGAACCTGCGTGACAAAAAGTATGATCAGATTTATGAAAACTAAAAgcgaaaaaaactttttatgtaacattaacataaaaaaattttttcatgaGTATCCGATTCctcatataaataataaaaacacaaaatcaaaatatatggaactccagaagtatatgcaccaagatggcgcacaacctgaacatagtatgtgtaccaggttagggttcaggttgtgcgccatcttggtacacattcttcgggagcgccaaatatatttatatatacctaTTGTATAAATTCCATCATCTTGAGACCTTACAGAGATTGCACATTGTAGTAGAAAGGCTACTAATATAGAAAACTTCATTGTAGAATATGTCGTTAAATATCGTTTTCTATGTTCTTCAACGTTCCAAATGATACTTTGGTGACTTGAAACAAGATGTTGCTGCTTATATAGTCACCTCGTCGACGATAAAACTGGTCAAACCATATATTCAGTCATAAATACGAGCGATGATGTTATGATCGAAATTTAATGACTATGATTTCTTATTCGATCATAGTTTAAAAATGTCAGTGATTTTACCTTAATTCAAAACATCCTACCTATATAGTTTCGCTTTGTTGAATGTTTAATTGTCATGCATGCATTGCGAGTTGTTATCAATGGCCACACAAAAACCGTAGATATGTGGCGAATCCGAAATATGTGATTAGATATAAGATTAAGCTTGTTTATAACCTCAAAACTCTCGAAATTTCATgattttgcaaataaaaatgGCATTGAATCATATTCTTAATTTACGACTGATTTAAAATCAATTCTCTTGATTTGAAGTTGTATTTAGATTTTTAAGCCGAGCCTCTTGAAATAGATTTGAGAAAATCTCCATTCCCACAAATAGCGAGTAGATGGACAATTTTATGCCTGGGGCAATTAGGAGTTTCATATACTTCATAAGTGCATTCTCATCTTTTAATCGACTGGCTAATTATAACAGAATCCGACTATTTAGAGCAAAGCATCTTACAATTTagataatttatgtttgatttaatgaaactatattaattttaattggGATCTAATGCAAAATCAAATTGATCTAAAATTGCAGGTTTGAATGAGGAATCATTAGTACCTTTATGGGAATCAATGAAGGCATTATATGTATGTACACAATGTACTCAAAGTATATTAAattcaaaacatattttataGCGGACAAAGCGATGACATTGACAACTGTACAGCAAGGCACTTGAGCTTTTACATACCTACCGgtattctaattttaattttttttttttcaattttataactTTATCAATAATGCCCTTGAAGAatagaaaatgtaaaaatatttcccGATTGTCTAATTCAATCGTcttcaaataaataaacttattttacagcgtttataaattattacgtgtATAAACAAATAAGCAATATGTTAATATACCGTTTGTACAGCATATTTATCACAGCTGTGAAACtttgatattttctttgttGCTATATTATTTCTAAGTCAGAGTTCGCTGATTAAATTATTCTCGAATTTGTTTTCtacatttttatcatttgaaCGAGTTCTTGTGATTTAGCTATTAGTATTAGTCAGATATAAAAggatattttgataaatttttgaaGTGGTATTTTAGGTGACCACAGATATAAACTTGTTTACGCATAATACAACGTCATAAGTCATTTCCGCGACAAATTTAGTATGCTTATAACAAGAAAACTAATCGCGAGTACGTCACACAAGAAATACTATTTCTACTTtcggaattttttattttacttttacttTTTGTACAGTAAGAATACACTCAATTAAAATACAACATAAATGACTATTTttatgtcatttttattttttctggtgAATAATTCTCAcgaacaaaacataattaaaattCCTATAATGAAACTCTTCTTTATAAGCATAGTTACGACATATAAATAACCAGTTTCTTTTTGATTGTTTAATTAAGAAATTTTGCGATGACGCATTAATTacgtaaaaatatatatcatactGGAATAGTGCCGACATGACATCAAATAATCTGAAATTTTGATATGTCAGTATGTTTTTTATTGCTGATTTCACGTTCAATGCTGATTTAAGCAATTTGATCATTTAACTTTATATATCCAAAGTAATGTTTCTGTGATTGATATAAGCTGTAATT
The sequence above is a segment of the Styela clava chromosome 7, kaStyClav1.hap1.2, whole genome shotgun sequence genome. Coding sequences within it:
- the LOC120328100 gene encoding sushi, von Willebrand factor type A, EGF and pentraxin domain-containing protein 1-like isoform X2, whose protein sequence is METIPQCVEPKPVGCEPPAIRHGFRVTRLQKGQKMFQVGDNVYVTCNDGYVRDGRAFLTCQKDGSWDDGYSSCKVIKLRTGCGEPNFPSKSGVFMPPMYGDSYEVGTKLTFKCSQGRVMIGSQYSYCQANGEWNAIPDCMPGCTQQNVKYGTISPSPNVENQYHEFGQTITLKCKAGYKLVGPKTATCRPSGIWSAFLICSDVCDAPNIPNMKTYPAKVDGKRLYKAGQNVTCKCNAGFRLQGSPIIQCLSGNRWNVEMPTCKRIFCEAPAEISIAKYRPIQYQYSYGNKIRWVCKTGYVISGAKYSSCGQNGVFIPAKPVCKVATDVKEKQPGRYVITRQACARPRKPVNGYLKPTKLYYDLAAEVEYGCKTGYIMSGTARSTCRTQGFGRETPTCTPIKCVEPSKPTNGRFATPLKKAYYYGDKVQYECAENHVMSGSAVSTCQSNAQFHPKPPTCTPPSCRYECKYVKGRSCQCNAECRYKLDCCDDFEQHCRKLFY
- the LOC120328100 gene encoding sushi, von Willebrand factor type A, EGF and pentraxin domain-containing protein 1-like isoform X1 codes for the protein MKFSILVAFLLQCAISVRSQDDGIYTIGSGCPKLTIENAEVEPALEYREETYAAFTEVTIKCNYGFITVGKESSMCMEDGTWSNIDSPCREPKPVGCEPPAIRHGFRVTRLQKGQKMFQVGDNVYVTCNDGYVRDGRAFLTCQKDGSWDDGYSSCKVIKLRTGCGEPNFPSKSGVFMPPMYGDSYEVGTKLTFKCSQGRVMIGSQYSYCQANGEWNAIPDCMPGCTQQNVKYGTISPSPNVENQYHEFGQTITLKCKAGYKLVGPKTATCRPSGIWSAFLICSDVCDAPNIPNMKTYPAKVDGKRLYKAGQNVTCKCNAGFRLQGSPIIQCLSGNRWNVEMPTCKRIFCEAPAEISIAKYRPIQYQYSYGNKIRWVCKTGYVISGAKYSSCGQNGVFIPAKPVCKVATDVKEKQPGRYVITRQACARPRKPVNGYLKPTKLYYDLAAEVEYGCKTGYIMSGTARSTCRTQGFGRETPTCTPIKCVEPSKPTNGRFATPLKKAYYYGDKVQYECAENHVMSGSAVSTCQSNAQFHPKPPTCTPPSCRYECKYVKGRSCQCNAECRYKLDCCDDFEQHCRKLFY